The proteins below come from a single Cannabis sativa cultivar Pink pepper isolate KNU-18-1 chromosome 3, ASM2916894v1, whole genome shotgun sequence genomic window:
- the LOC115709736 gene encoding auxin response factor 18, with protein sequence MITFMDSKEKLKEVEKCLDPQLWHACAGGMVQMPMVNAKVFYFPQGHAEHACGPVDFSKILRISSFTLCKVSSIKFMADPETDEVFAKLRLIPSSAGVNELGFDDDGIGGGLNGSEAQEKPASFAKTLTQSDANNGGGFSVPRYCAETIFPRLDYNADPPVQTILAKDVHGETWKFRHIYRGTPRRHLLTTGWSTFVNHKKLVAGDSIVFLRAENGDLCVGIRRAKRGMGGGTESSSGWNPTGGNCASPYGGFAAFLRDEENKMLRNGNGNGTNSNGSLMGKGKVRPESVIEAATLASNGQPFEVVYYPRASTPEFCVKASLVRAALQIRWTPGMRFKMAFETEDSSRISWFMGTISSVQVSDYHRWPDSPWRLLQVSWDEPDLLQNVKRVSPWLVELVSNMPAIHLSPFSPPRKKLRLPQHSDFPLDTHIPMPSFTGNLFGHSNNFSCLSENTPAGMQGARQAHFGLSLSDLHFNKLQPSLFQAGFPPFDHGAAPAKFPNNAMNQKPLSLNENVSCLLTMSHTAQTPKKSTNDVKTPQLILFGQPILTEQQISLSCSGDTVSPVLTGNSSSDGNGDKAANFSDASGQQRRSPCEGLQWNKETEPNLETGHCKVFMESEDVGRTLDLSVLGSYNELYRKLADMFGIENSETLSHALYRDGTGAVKHIGDEPFSEFTKTARRLTILMDSGSDNVGHVKTDKH encoded by the exons ATGATTACGTTTATGGATTCAAAAGAGAAACTTAAAGAGGTGGAGAAGTGTTTAGATCCTCAGTTATGGCATGCCTGTGCTGGAGGTATGGTTCAGATGCCAATGGTAAATGCAAAGGTGTTTTACTTCCCTCAAGGCCATGCCGAACATGCCTGTGGTCCTGTTGATTTCAGCAAAATCCTCAGGATTTCATCTTTCACACTATGCAAAGTTTCTTCCATTAAATTCATGGCTGATCCTGAGACTGATGAGGTTTTTGCCAAGTTAAGGTTGATTCCTTCTTCTGCTGGTGTGAATGAGCTTGGCTTTGATGATGATGGTATTGGAGGAGGGCTTAATGGGTCTGAAGCTCAAGAGAAACCAGCATCATTTGCCAAGACTTTGACCCAGTCAGATGCCAACAATGGTGGTGGATTCTCAGTACCAAGATACTGTGCCGAAACCATCTTTCCACGTTTGGATTACAATGCCGATCCCCCTGTTCAGACTATCCTTGCTAAGGATGTTCATGGCGAAACATGGAAATTCAGACATATATATAGAGGGACGCCAAGGCGGCATCTTTTGACAACAGGATGGAGTACTTTTGTTAACCATAAGAAGCTGGTTGCTGGGGATTCAATTGTGTTTTTAAGAGCTGAAAATGGCGATCTCTGTGTTGGTATTCGTCGTGCTAAGCGGGGTATGGGAGGTGGAACGGAGTCCTCTTCGGGTTGGAATCCAACTGGTGGGAATTGTGCTAGTCCTTATGGAGGATTTGCTGCTTTTTTAAGGGATGAAGAGAACAAGATGTTGAGaaatggtaatggtaatggaaCGAACTCGAATGGTAGTCTGATGGGGAAGGGGAAAGTGAGGCCCGAATCAGTTATTGAAGCTGCAACACTTGCTTCTAATGGTCAACCATTTGAGGTTGTTTACTACCCTCGAGCTAGTACTCCTGAGTTTTGTGTCAAAGCGTCCTTGGTAAGAGCCGCATTACAGATCCGTTGGACCCCTGGAATGAGGTTCAAGATGGCCTTTGAAACCGAAGATTCTAGCCGAATAAGTTGGTTTATGGGAACTATATCTTCTGTCCAGGTTTCTGATTACCATCGCTGGCCTGATTCTCCATGGAGACTACTCCAG GTTTCATGGGATGAACCTGATCTACTTCAAAATGTGAAACGAGTTAGTCCGTGGTTGGTAGAATTGGTGTCTAACATGCCGGCCATTCATCTCTCACCATTCTCACCACCAAGAAAGAAATTGAGATTGCCCCAGCATTCAGATTTCCCACTTGACACTCATATTCCAATGCCGAGTTTCACCGGCAATCTCTTTGGTCACAGTAACAACTTTAGTTGTCTGTCCGAAAACACTCCTGCTGGCATGCAGGGAGCCAGGCAAGCTCATTTTGGTCTATCTTTATCAGATCTTCACTTCAATAAACTGCAACCGAGCCTTTTCCAGGCTGGTTTCCCACCATTCGATCATGGTGCTGCGCCCGCTAAGTTCCCCAACAATGCAATGAATCAGAAGCCGCTGAGCCTCAATGAAAATGTTTCTTGCTTGTTAACAATGTCCCATACCGCACAAACACCTAAGAAGTCTACTAATGATGTAAAGACACCGCAGCTCATACTCTTTGGTCAACCGATACTAACAGAACAGCAGATCTCTTTAAGCTGTTCTGGTGATACAGTCTCGCCAGTTCTTACTGGAAACAGTTCATCAGATGGGAATGGTGATAAAGCAGCTAACTTTTCTGATGCTTCTGGCCAACAACGACGCTCACCCTGCGAAGGGCTCCAATGGAATAAGGAGACTGAGCCGAACTTGGAAACTGGTCACTGTAAAGTTTTCATGGAGTCAGAAGATGTAGGGCGCACCCTTGATCTCTCTGTGCTTGGCTCTTACAATGAATTGTATAGGAAACTTGCAGACATGTTTGGAATAGAAAACTCTGAAACACTAAGCCATGCTCTCTATCGCGATGGCACAGGTGCAGTAAAGCACATCGGAGATGAACCATTCAG TGAGTTCACGAAAACCGCGAGGAGGTTGACAATTCTAATGGATTCGGGAAGCGACAACGTAGGACATGTAAAGACAGACAAACATTAG